A single window of Vibrio campbellii CAIM 519 = NBRC 15631 = ATCC 25920 DNA harbors:
- a CDS encoding PLP-dependent aminotransferase family protein: MEIAQSLQQVKSSYIREILAAASDKNVISLAGGLPDEKTFPIDLMKPTLENLANMPEVFQYGSTAGYAPLLEFLNGYFKLPETHAAMITTGSQQGLDLIARAYVNPGDKVVMEAPSYLGAMQVFGLVQADIVTVSQTEFGPNLEELEQCFAEQKPKMFYAVPDFHNPTGVCWALETRQKVAELCIQYNVAFIEDAPYRELRFSGEALPLVSDFCPQHSIVLRSFSKIASPGLRIGVVTGKSSYLEPLIKIKQGADLHSSVPMQALLHGLLQHDNFETHISTICELYMSRYDVMYAELEKQLPSNCVLKPVDGGMFVWVEIPECDTFELAKSLLANGVAVVPSPVFYPEGSEVKAALRLNFTNATPEELKVAVTRLADVLNAL, encoded by the coding sequence ATGGAAATCGCACAGTCACTACAACAAGTAAAGTCATCGTACATTCGAGAGATCCTTGCTGCCGCTAGCGATAAAAACGTCATCTCGCTTGCTGGCGGTTTGCCCGATGAAAAGACCTTCCCTATCGACTTAATGAAGCCGACTTTAGAAAACTTGGCAAACATGCCTGAAGTTTTTCAATACGGCTCAACGGCAGGCTACGCACCACTGTTAGAGTTCCTAAACGGCTACTTCAAACTGCCTGAGACACACGCCGCAATGATCACCACAGGCTCTCAGCAAGGCCTAGATCTGATTGCACGTGCTTATGTAAACCCAGGTGATAAAGTCGTGATGGAGGCACCAAGCTACCTTGGTGCAATGCAGGTGTTTGGTTTGGTTCAGGCAGACATCGTGACTGTCTCTCAAACAGAATTTGGTCCAAACCTTGAAGAGCTAGAGCAATGCTTTGCAGAACAAAAACCGAAGATGTTCTACGCTGTACCCGATTTCCATAACCCAACAGGGGTTTGCTGGGCGCTAGAAACGCGTCAAAAAGTCGCAGAGCTTTGTATTCAATACAACGTCGCTTTTATTGAAGACGCGCCTTACCGTGAGTTGCGTTTCTCTGGTGAAGCACTGCCGCTTGTCTCCGATTTCTGTCCTCAGCATTCTATCGTGCTACGTTCATTCTCTAAGATCGCTTCTCCGGGTCTTCGCATTGGTGTGGTGACGGGTAAAAGCAGCTATCTAGAACCGCTGATTAAAATCAAACAGGGTGCGGATCTGCATTCTAGCGTACCAATGCAAGCACTGTTGCACGGTCTGCTTCAACACGATAACTTTGAAACCCACATCAGCACCATTTGTGAGCTCTACATGTCGCGTTACGATGTCATGTACGCCGAGCTAGAAAAACAGCTTCCTAGCAATTGTGTATTGAAACCTGTTGATGGTGGCATGTTCGTATGGGTGGAAATTCCAGAATGCGATACCTTTGAACTAGCAAAATCATTGCTTGCGAACGGTGTGGCTGTTGTACCTAGCCCAGTGTTCTATCCAGAAGGATCAGAAGTAAAAGCAGCGCTGCGCCTCAACTTCACCAACGCAACGCCTGAAGAGCTCAAAGTTGCCGTGACTCGTTTAGCCGACGTACTGAACGCGCTGTAA
- a CDS encoding AraC family transcriptional regulator translates to MSQQQVSRINDVLFYIHQDIGRELSAKDLADVAAYSEQHFHRIFKDVVGESIHQYVRRTRMEYAANQLMFDTKSSVLEIANKCGFSSVSSFSRAFKATFDMSPGAWRKHDLQVAEKPYLKDPEVAAGYHRVAKRTLPEPKIVEVPQRFAAYVRHEGYNRSIRNAWLVLKAWANSEHRDFSTQYGLHHSNPAWVELDKCRYVACMAIDKPLKYRGVVNQMSIPGGLHAVFRLTGVYGELLPQISMVLEKWLPNSGFKQRSTPAYVHYHKNHFLNHEEAFELDFYLPISFF, encoded by the coding sequence ATGAGCCAGCAACAGGTTTCCAGAATCAATGATGTGTTGTTCTATATTCATCAAGACATCGGTAGAGAATTATCCGCCAAAGATCTGGCTGATGTAGCAGCGTATTCTGAGCAGCACTTCCACCGTATTTTTAAAGACGTTGTTGGGGAGTCAATTCACCAATACGTTCGTCGCACCCGAATGGAATACGCTGCAAACCAGTTGATGTTTGATACCAAATCATCGGTATTGGAGATTGCCAATAAGTGTGGTTTCAGCTCGGTGTCTTCGTTCAGCCGTGCGTTTAAAGCCACGTTTGATATGTCTCCCGGCGCTTGGCGTAAGCACGATTTGCAAGTCGCTGAGAAGCCATACCTCAAAGACCCAGAAGTGGCGGCGGGTTACCATCGAGTCGCGAAGCGTACCTTACCGGAGCCAAAGATAGTTGAAGTGCCACAACGCTTTGCTGCTTACGTTCGTCATGAAGGCTACAACCGTTCTATTCGCAATGCTTGGTTGGTGCTAAAAGCTTGGGCGAACTCAGAGCATCGTGACTTTTCCACCCAATACGGTTTGCATCATTCTAATCCTGCTTGGGTTGAGTTAGATAAATGCCGCTACGTTGCTTGTATGGCAATTGATAAGCCGCTTAAGTATCGTGGCGTTGTGAATCAAATGAGCATTCCGGGTGGCTTACATGCGGTATTTCGACTTACTGGGGTGTATGGTGAATTGCTGCCGCAGATCAGTATGGTATTAGAGAAATGGCTGCCCAATTCGGGCTTCAAACAACGTTCGACACCAGCCTACGTGCACTACCATAAAAACCATTTCCTCAATCATGAAGAGGCGTTCGAGTTAGATTTCTATTTACCGATCAGCTTCTTTTAG
- a CDS encoding YdcH family protein, giving the protein MLGENHSLTHEFPEHLDTITQLTANDSAFAENAKNYNQLDKEIRELELQGNPIDDHEMNTLKHNRAELKDWLSSKIMSA; this is encoded by the coding sequence ATGTTAGGTGAAAATCACTCATTAACTCATGAATTCCCAGAACATTTGGATACCATCACTCAACTGACGGCAAACGACAGCGCGTTTGCTGAAAATGCAAAAAACTACAACCAGCTCGACAAAGAAATCCGCGAACTCGAATTGCAAGGAAACCCAATCGACGACCATGAAATGAACACACTCAAACACAACAGAGCGGAGCTAAAAGACTGGCTCTCCTCAAAAATTATGAGCGCATAA